CCAAATGAGGGTATCAGCGCTTTTTCCCCCAATTCAACTTGTGTTGCAGCTGAATAAGTCTCGGGCAGATGATCTCCCACATGTATAATTTTGCCTTTATCTTCAACTAAATAGCTGAATACATGGTTATGCTGATCACAGGTGATTATGGTTCCATGGAAAATCTGCATGGGGTTAAATCCTTTTTGAATCAATAAAATGAAGAGTTTTCAAAGCAGTATTCAATTTTATCCACACTTTAACCAGTCATTTCAATTTTTATCAAGGTTTAATTCAGCATACCGGGAAGATCGAAAGCGTTGAAATTGGCTTGCTGATACGTGTTAGTCCGGTATTTATTAATACCGGTAACTAAAAGCGTGTGCAAAAGCTCGACATTGACAATAATTTTCGGTTTTGATATTTTATGATCAGTCGTTGACTTGGAGGAAATAATGCAGAAACTTACAAATGTAATCTTTCTTTCATTGTTGGTCGTTTTTGTTGGTTGCTCCGGAATCGAAGTCAGTCAGGATTATGATGTGACAGCCGATTTTTCCCATTGGAAAACATTCGACTGGTATTTGGCGAAGCAGAAAAAAACAGGCGATTTACGAGTGGACAATCCCTTGCTCGACTCACGAATACGCAAGGCGGTGGACAGGTCACTTGCCCAAAAAGGCTTTCGCAGAATTTTTAAGGGCATTCCGGATTTTTATGTCGGGTACAAATATGCGATTTTCACCAGGATCGGTTCGGAACGTGTTCGCAGCGGAATCGGATTCAGGTTTGGGGGATCCGGCAGCTTCGGTGGTATCGGTATTGGAACAGGAACCGATGTCAGGGGGTATGATGAGGGGATGCTGGTGATCGATATCACTGATACTCAAAACAAAAAACTCCTGTGGCGGGGAACCGGCACTCGTCGTGTGTCCAGGCATTCGGACCCAAAAAAAATAACCAAACAGATAAACCAAAACGTTGAGAAAATTCTTGCTCAATTTCCTCCCCATCCGTAAACAGCATTGCATGTTTGTTCAATTTATCTTTTCGGTTTTGAGTAGTCCTCAGTACCATTCCAAACAGTTTCCAGCGTTTTTGCAATCTTAGGTGAACGTTGGATTGTAAAACTTTTGTCATAACAGGTAAAGCTCCTTGCATTCGTGATGCGAACCGGTTCTAGTACCAATTTATTATCAATAAATGGCGCTATTTCTGTTAGAATGAGGAGAAGGTCGATATGTTCACTTGGATGCCGGGCCCGCAGCGCGGGGTTGTGGCCTTGGGACTGATGGCGGTCAATACCATATTCTGGTGTGTGCCGCTTTTTTTGGTTGCACTTTTCAAACTGCTGGTTCCGGTTGGGACCTGGCGGCGCTGGTGTTCCGGCATACTTAACCAGATTGCGGTCTGCTGGATCCGGATGAATAATTTGAATCACCGCTTGACCGCAAAAACACGCTGGAATGTGCATGGCCTTGATTCACTAAATCGGCTTGAATGTTACATGGTGGTTGCCAACCATCAATCCTGGACAGACATTCTGGTGTTACAGAGAGTGTTTAATCGACGGATTCCGTTGCTTAAATTTTTTATAAAAAAAGAATTGATATGGTTTCCCATGCTTGGGTTGGCTTGGTGGGCGCTGGATTTTCCTTTTTTAAAACGGTATTCAAAAAATTTCATTAAAAAGCACCCCCATCTGGCCGGTAAAGACCTGGAAACCACACGCCGGGCATGTGAAAAATATAAAAACCTGCCGGTGGCGGTGATGAATTTCGTTGAAGGCACCCGATTTACCAAAGCCAAGCAAGACAGACAGAAGGCACCGTTTGACAATTTGCTGCGAGCCAGAGCCGGCGGGCTTGCCTTTGCGCTGTCATCCATGGGCGGCAGGATGAAACGTCTGATAGATGTGACCATTGTTTACCCTCATCAGGGTAAAAAAAGTTTTTGGAATTATTTATGCGGCAATATCCGCGAAATCAAAGTGCAGGTGCGGCAACTTCATATCACTGAGCAACTCCAGGGCGATTATATCGGTGACCGGGATTTTCGTAAAGGGTTCCAAAATTGGCTCAATGACTTGTGGACCGAAAAGGATCAATTGATTAGCCAATTGCAATCCTGAATGACAGACGCTCACGAGCTAAAAAGAGATTCTTCCCACCAACCGATGATCGAATCATATCTTTTAAATAAAACACCTTCGCTTTTTTCTATTTTCCTTATCCAGTCTCCCAGCGCCGAAGCATGATGAATAATCAAAGGGGTGCTGTGGTCGGGGAGAATATCATCAGCAAGTGCGTAAAGATCTATGACTTGCTGTATATTGACTGAGGTTTTTTTATTGTCCCACGGGGTGGGATGGATGAACCCATGATTGCCGCCCTCCTTTCTCAGATATCAGAAGTGGGACGGGAAATCGCTCTTTAGCTGTCTCATCAGCGTAACGGCCTTGAGGTTGGTTTCAACGGTTGTGCCTTTATTTAAATTGCGCAATATGGTGTCGTCAAAAGATTCAAAACCAATAGAAGCGAGTATGATTCGCATTTCCATCTTTTTTGCCAGATGAAGCGCTTTGATTAAATATTTATGCCCCTTAATGAACCAGTCCGCTCTCATGGTAAGGTTAATTTGTGAAAGGTGAATTCCTTTGGAAGTGATTTCAACTAACAAATCAGGAAGACCGGGCAGCGGATTTTCGTTTATCAGTTCAAAGGCAATTTTTCTTCCATCCGAACTTTCCGGAAGACAACGGATCTGGTCTAAAACTGTATTGATTCCCAGTGTTCCGTAAAATCCTTTGTCCACCGCTACATCACAGAAACTGCATCCCTTGCAATAAAGGCGGAATTTATGGTTTCCATTATTTTTCATAAAGGTCGGATAATCGATTTCCATGGATTTCTGCCGCGCAGCATATGGACATCCTATCTGTTGCAGGACCTGGCCGGTTGTGATCTGGTGAGGCACAAGGGAAGAATCCTCCAACCTGTACAAAGTATTCCAGTTTACCTTGCCCAAAAATTGTTCATCCCAATTCTTTTTGGGGTGATGAATTGTTTTTTGGTATTTGTTCAAATAGAGAAGTCCGGGATTTTTCTGCCAGCCTTTATGATCCAGGTTTAGCAAAAGGCCTATCGCTTGCTCTGCAGGACCGTGGAGTGCAAAGGAAAAACAATCTGACAGGCCGGGAAACCGATGAGGATGATGCTGCCAATTTTTTTCTCCCCAATAGTCCACATCGGCCTGAGGCCCGGCCAGAATTGTTACTGCTCCCTCGTTCTTTAACTCTTTTGCAAAGGAGAAGAGATCGCTTCGGCCACTTAATGTCGAGAAACCAATGATGGGTCTGTCTTTTGCGAAATAACCCAGCAGAGCTTTCTTGAGAAGGGTTTTGTCGTTGTTTCTAGTGACGGCGATAACGATGCAATCAAAAGGCGTGTTTTCCCGGATAACCGTGGCTGCCGTCTGGGGTCCGAGAAGTCCGTAAGTTTCATCTGA
This DNA window, taken from Thermodesulfobacteriota bacterium, encodes the following:
- a CDS encoding DUF4136 domain-containing protein — protein: MQKLTNVIFLSLLVVFVGCSGIEVSQDYDVTADFSHWKTFDWYLAKQKKTGDLRVDNPLLDSRIRKAVDRSLAQKGFRRIFKGIPDFYVGYKYAIFTRIGSERVRSGIGFRFGGSGSFGGIGIGTGTDVRGYDEGMLVIDITDTQNKKLLWRGTGTRRVSRHSDPKKITKQINQNVEKILAQFPPHP
- a CDS encoding acyltransferase, producing MFTWMPGPQRGVVALGLMAVNTIFWCVPLFLVALFKLLVPVGTWRRWCSGILNQIAVCWIRMNNLNHRLTAKTRWNVHGLDSLNRLECYMVVANHQSWTDILVLQRVFNRRIPLLKFFIKKELIWFPMLGLAWWALDFPFLKRYSKNFIKKHPHLAGKDLETTRRACEKYKNLPVAVMNFVEGTRFTKAKQDRQKAPFDNLLRARAGGLAFALSSMGGRMKRLIDVTIVYPHQGKKSFWNYLCGNIREIKVQVRQLHITEQLQGDYIGDRDFRKGFQNWLNDLWTEKDQLISQLQS